The proteins below come from a single Streptomyces sp. M92 genomic window:
- a CDS encoding inositol monophosphatase family protein: MIENNETIDEFLARHADDVAEAVRKAAAQEIMPRRRRLASHEIDEKAGPHDLVTDADRQAELFLTDALSALLPGSVVVGEEAVHANPASYEAIRGEAPVWIVDPVDGTRQFVHGDPGFCTLVALAHHGVVRASWTYAPVHDQLATAVRGQGAFLDGERLHAGPPEPGRELDVATSHPDYTTDEQKQALLGLRTPGVAPRPCGSAGLEYLAVARGELDATAFSWEAAWDHAAGLLLVEEAGGTHLTRTGEPFRITGGNELPFTAARDAATARRVVALLAGEA; encoded by the coding sequence ATGATCGAGAACAACGAAACCATCGACGAGTTTCTCGCCCGGCACGCCGACGACGTGGCGGAGGCCGTCCGCAAGGCCGCCGCCCAGGAGATCATGCCGCGCCGGCGCCGGCTGGCGTCCCACGAGATCGACGAGAAGGCCGGCCCGCACGACCTGGTCACGGACGCCGACCGGCAGGCCGAGCTCTTCCTCACCGACGCCCTGTCCGCACTGCTGCCCGGCTCGGTGGTGGTCGGAGAGGAGGCGGTGCACGCCAACCCCGCCTCCTACGAGGCGATACGCGGCGAGGCGCCGGTGTGGATCGTCGACCCGGTCGACGGGACGCGGCAGTTCGTGCACGGCGACCCGGGCTTCTGCACCCTGGTCGCCCTCGCCCACCACGGGGTCGTGCGGGCCTCGTGGACCTACGCCCCGGTCCACGACCAGCTGGCCACGGCGGTCCGGGGCCAGGGCGCCTTCCTGGACGGCGAGCGCCTGCACGCCGGGCCGCCCGAGCCCGGCCGCGAGCTCGACGTCGCCACCTCCCACCCGGACTACACGACCGACGAGCAGAAGCAGGCCCTGCTCGGCCTGCGCACCCCGGGCGTGGCCCCCCGCCCCTGCGGCTCGGCGGGCCTGGAGTACCTGGCCGTGGCCCGCGGCGAGCTGGACGCCACGGCGTTCAGCTGGGAAGCGGCGTGGGACCACGCGGCCGGCCTGCTCCTGGTGGAGGAGGCGGGCGGCACCCACCTCACCCGCACCGGCGAGCCCTTCCGCATCACGGGCGGCAACGAGCTGCCGTTCACCGCGGCTCGCGACGCCGCCACGGCCCGCCGGGTGGTGGCACTGCTGGCGGGCGAGGCCTGA
- a CDS encoding GNAT family N-acetyltransferase: MPIHVTALADPDRTPSSHRLAWLARGDDGAPLGYAFLRLFTKEGQKHLAELTLHVHPAERRAGTGTRLLDTAVAAAREDGRRSVVAQADADSPGDHFLAARGFRVVLGLTYARLALDELDAVRTDAIDAIADQPHPGYRLVSWRGTVPDELARTFAASRRALDDMPMGDTDYGVVVWDVERVLAAARAVADRGDLLTTVAAVDEADGSVAGFSELVVPGDGKGDGLHYGTGVLPEHRGHSLGRWMKAESIRLARTRHPGLAGLVTDTADGNTHMRRINDALGYVPTHKSLEYQLDL; the protein is encoded by the coding sequence TTGCCCATACACGTCACCGCCCTCGCCGACCCCGACCGCACCCCGTCCAGCCATCGCCTCGCGTGGCTGGCCCGCGGGGACGACGGCGCCCCGCTCGGGTACGCGTTCCTGCGCCTGTTCACCAAGGAGGGCCAGAAGCACCTGGCCGAGCTGACGCTGCACGTGCACCCCGCCGAGCGGCGGGCAGGGACGGGGACCCGGCTTCTCGACACCGCGGTGGCCGCCGCGCGCGAGGACGGTCGGCGGTCGGTGGTCGCGCAGGCCGACGCGGACTCGCCCGGCGACCACTTCCTCGCCGCGCGCGGCTTCCGCGTGGTGCTGGGACTGACCTACGCGCGGCTCGCCCTGGACGAGTTGGACGCCGTCCGGACCGACGCGATCGACGCGATCGCCGACCAGCCGCACCCCGGCTACCGCCTCGTGTCATGGCGCGGTACCGTCCCCGACGAGCTCGCGCGGACCTTCGCCGCCTCCCGCCGCGCGCTGGACGACATGCCGATGGGGGACACCGACTACGGCGTCGTGGTCTGGGACGTCGAGCGGGTGCTGGCCGCCGCCCGGGCCGTCGCCGACCGCGGCGACCTGCTCACCACGGTGGCCGCCGTCGACGAGGCGGACGGCTCGGTCGCCGGCTTCTCGGAGCTCGTCGTGCCGGGCGACGGCAAGGGCGACGGGCTCCACTACGGCACCGGCGTACTGCCCGAGCACCGCGGCCACAGCCTCGGCCGCTGGATGAAGGCCGAGTCGATCCGCCTCGCCCGCACCCGGCACCCCGGACTCGCCGGCCTGGTCACCGACACGGCCGACGGCAACACCCACATGCGGCGCATCAACGACGCCCTGGGATACGTCCCCACCCACAAGTCCCTGGAGTACCAGCTCGACCTGTGA
- a CDS encoding NAD(P)H oxidoreductase: MTQHSSDARTALVVVAHHRTDSLTAHTARRTVGRLEAAGYRVDLLDLHAEGFDPRMNVADQPDWGDREKQYSDETHAHMRRILAAEVVVAVFPVYWQSVPAILKGWIDRVWNYGFAYGRSKPRLAGKRILWLALAGAPADDVVVEGMRSVLEANLNEGIAYYCGFSRSTVGLLTDAEDRPQRLDAEGNLLVGDAVAGTEREAQYADFDRRAREFVEKFLAEETVAA; this comes from the coding sequence GTGACGCAGCACAGCAGTGACGCCAGGACGGCCCTCGTGGTCGTCGCCCACCACCGCACCGACTCCCTCACCGCGCACACCGCCCGTCGCACCGTCGGCCGGCTCGAGGCCGCCGGGTACCGGGTCGACCTGCTCGACCTGCACGCCGAGGGGTTCGACCCGCGGATGAACGTGGCGGACCAGCCGGACTGGGGCGACCGGGAGAAGCAGTACTCGGACGAGACGCACGCCCACATGCGGCGCATCCTCGCCGCCGAGGTCGTAGTCGCCGTCTTCCCGGTGTACTGGCAGAGCGTGCCCGCCATCCTCAAGGGGTGGATCGACCGCGTGTGGAACTACGGCTTCGCCTACGGCCGCAGCAAGCCCCGCCTCGCGGGCAAGCGCATCCTGTGGCTGGCACTGGCCGGCGCCCCCGCCGACGACGTCGTGGTGGAGGGCATGCGGTCCGTCCTGGAGGCCAACCTGAACGAGGGCATCGCCTACTACTGTGGCTTCTCCCGCTCCACCGTCGGTCTGCTCACCGACGCGGAGGACCGCCCGCAGCGCCTGGACGCCGAGGGCAACCTGCTGGTCGGCGACGCGGTCGCGGGTACCGAGCGTGAGGCGCAGTACGCCGATTTCGACCGTCGCGCGCGGGAGTTCGTGGAGAAGTTCCTCGCCGAGGAGACGGTGGCGGCCTGA
- a CDS encoding AraC family transcriptional regulator — MDPLSSLLSGIRAEGSVVSHAVLTAPWTVHFADGAPLTMVSVLRGGGTLLLPDGTERAVGVGDTAVVRGPAPFCLADRPGTVHGPHAEYEIACFTPDAECTAQELGGIRWGTDPDGATALIVGAYRASGHRHERLLRALPPVLVINEDVEVCTWLETAAADAAQRSAGSQALMDRLLDWALVCTLRNWFDQVGAAAPSWYRGLADPVLGPALQAFHDRPAEPWTVASLATRAGVSRALFAKRFTQVMDRPPLAYLTECRMADAEALLADTDLGIAEIAKSVGYADAFGFSAAFKRHRGLSPSGFRAAAAA; from the coding sequence ATGGATCCCCTGAGTTCGCTGCTGAGCGGCATCCGGGCCGAGGGCTCGGTCGTCAGCCACGCCGTGCTGACGGCGCCCTGGACCGTCCACTTCGCCGACGGCGCGCCGCTCACCATGGTCAGCGTGCTGCGCGGCGGCGGCACCCTGCTGCTGCCCGACGGCACCGAGCGGGCCGTCGGCGTGGGCGACACGGCCGTCGTGCGCGGCCCCGCACCCTTCTGCCTCGCGGACCGTCCCGGCACCGTCCACGGCCCGCACGCCGAGTACGAGATCGCCTGCTTCACCCCGGACGCCGAATGCACGGCACAGGAACTCGGCGGCATCCGCTGGGGCACCGACCCGGACGGGGCGACCGCGCTGATCGTGGGTGCCTACCGAGCCTCCGGCCACCGCCACGAACGGCTCCTGCGCGCCCTGCCGCCCGTCCTGGTGATCAACGAGGACGTCGAGGTCTGCACCTGGCTGGAGACGGCCGCCGCCGACGCCGCCCAGCGCTCGGCGGGTTCCCAGGCACTGATGGACCGGCTCCTGGACTGGGCGCTGGTGTGCACCCTGCGCAACTGGTTCGACCAGGTCGGCGCCGCCGCGCCCAGCTGGTACCGCGGCCTCGCCGACCCGGTCCTCGGCCCCGCCCTCCAGGCCTTCCACGACCGGCCCGCCGAGCCCTGGACCGTGGCGTCGCTGGCCACGCGGGCCGGTGTCTCCCGGGCGCTGTTCGCCAAGCGCTTCACCCAGGTGATGGACCGGCCGCCCCTCGCCTACCTCACCGAATGCCGCATGGCCGACGCCGAGGCGCTGCTGGCCGACACCGACCTCGGCATCGCCGAGATCGCCAAGTCCGTCGGCTACGCGGACGCCTTCGGCTTCAGCGCCGCCTTCAAACGCCACCGGGGACTGAGCCCCAGCGGGTTCCGGGCCGCCGCGGCGGCGTGA
- a CDS encoding phytoene desaturase family protein: MLDAVVVGAGPNGLTAAVELARRGFSVAVFEAQGTVGGGARTEELTLPGFRHDPCSAAHPLGINSPAFRDLPLERYGLQWLHAALPMAHPFPDGSAAVLSRSVGETAASFGPRDAGAYRRLVEHFLPHWDTLARDFMSLPLTALPRDPVTLARFGLIGLPPSTWLMRRFRDDKAKTLFAGLVAHVMAPLGGFATSAIGMVFALAAHARGWPVARGGSQAISDALAAYLMDLGGTVHTDYEVKRLDDLPPARAYVFDTSPTALARIAGLGSHYAGYRYGPGVFKVDYALDGPVPWTAEEPRTAGTVQIGAGSAEIGAALNAASREGRAPDAPFLITTQPSVADPTRAPEGKHVFWAYGHVPNGWTGDLTDAIERQLERFAPGFRDRILARATAGPPQLAARNANYVGGDIAAGAVSGLQLLLRPKLSLFPYATPHPAVYICSSATPPGPGVHGMSGHNAAKAVWRRLRQT, encoded by the coding sequence ATGCTCGATGCGGTCGTGGTGGGAGCGGGGCCGAACGGGCTGACCGCTGCCGTGGAGCTGGCCCGCCGCGGCTTCTCGGTGGCCGTGTTCGAGGCCCAGGGCACCGTGGGCGGCGGAGCCCGCACCGAGGAACTGACCCTGCCGGGCTTCCGGCACGACCCGTGCTCCGCCGCGCACCCGCTCGGGATCAACTCACCCGCCTTCCGCGACCTGCCCCTGGAGCGGTACGGACTCCAGTGGCTGCACGCCGCGCTGCCCATGGCGCACCCCTTCCCGGACGGTTCGGCGGCCGTGCTCTCCCGGTCGGTCGGCGAGACGGCCGCCTCCTTCGGACCGCGCGACGCCGGCGCCTACCGCAGACTCGTCGAGCACTTCCTGCCCCACTGGGACACCCTGGCCCGCGACTTCATGTCCCTGCCGCTCACCGCGCTGCCCCGCGACCCCGTCACCCTCGCCCGCTTCGGCCTCATCGGCCTGCCCCCGTCCACGTGGCTGATGCGCCGCTTCCGCGACGACAAGGCCAAGACCCTCTTCGCCGGGCTCGTCGCGCACGTCATGGCCCCGCTGGGCGGCTTCGCCACCAGCGCCATAGGCATGGTCTTCGCCCTCGCCGCGCACGCCCGCGGCTGGCCCGTGGCCCGCGGCGGCTCCCAGGCCATCTCGGACGCCCTCGCCGCCTACCTCATGGACCTCGGCGGCACCGTCCACACCGACTACGAGGTCAAGCGCCTCGACGACCTGCCGCCGGCCCGCGCCTACGTCTTCGACACCTCGCCCACCGCCCTGGCCCGCATCGCCGGCCTCGGCAGCCACTACGCCGGCTACCGGTACGGGCCCGGCGTCTTCAAGGTCGACTACGCGCTGGACGGCCCCGTCCCGTGGACCGCCGAGGAGCCCCGCACCGCCGGCACCGTGCAGATCGGCGCCGGCAGCGCGGAGATCGGCGCCGCGCTGAACGCCGCCTCCCGCGAGGGTCGCGCCCCCGACGCGCCGTTCCTCATCACCACGCAGCCCAGCGTCGCCGACCCCACCCGGGCCCCCGAGGGCAAGCATGTCTTCTGGGCGTACGGACACGTCCCCAACGGCTGGACCGGCGACCTCACCGACGCCATCGAACGCCAACTGGAGCGCTTCGCGCCCGGCTTCCGCGACCGGATCCTGGCCCGCGCCACCGCCGGCCCGCCCCAACTGGCCGCCCGCAACGCCAACTACGTCGGCGGGGACATCGCGGCCGGCGCCGTCTCCGGCCTCCAGCTCCTGCTGCGCCCCAAGCTGTCCCTGTTCCCGTACGCCACCCCGCACCCGGCCGTCTACATCTGCTCGTCGGCCACCCCGCCGGGCCCCGGAGTGCACGGCATGTCGGGGCACAACGCGGCGAAGGCCGTCTGGCGCAGACTGCGGCAGACCTGA
- a CDS encoding O-acetyl-ADP-ribose deacetylase yields MTTITLVQGDITRESADAIVNAANSSLLGGGGVDGAIHRRGGPAVLAECRRLRASHYGEGLPTGQAVATTAGDLDARWVIHTVGPVHQASGSDPTLLASCYRESLRVADELGARTVAFPAISTGVYRWPLDDAARIAVETVRRTPTAVEEVRFVLFDDRAYEAFSRQLP; encoded by the coding sequence ATGACCACCATCACCCTCGTCCAGGGCGACATCACCCGCGAGAGCGCCGACGCGATCGTCAACGCGGCCAACTCCTCACTCCTCGGCGGAGGCGGCGTCGACGGCGCCATCCACCGGCGCGGCGGCCCCGCCGTCCTCGCGGAGTGCCGCAGGCTCCGCGCCTCGCACTACGGCGAGGGCCTGCCCACCGGCCAGGCGGTCGCCACCACCGCGGGCGACCTGGACGCCCGCTGGGTGATCCACACGGTCGGCCCGGTGCACCAGGCCTCGGGCAGCGATCCCACGCTGCTCGCCTCCTGCTACCGGGAGTCGCTACGGGTGGCCGACGAGCTGGGTGCCCGTACGGTCGCGTTCCCGGCGATCTCCACCGGCGTGTACCGGTGGCCGCTGGACGACGCGGCCCGCATCGCCGTCGAAACGGTGCGGCGCACGCCGACCGCCGTCGAAGAGGTGAGGTTCGTGCTCTTCGACGACCGGGCGTACGAGGCGTTCTCCCGGCAACTCCCCTGA
- a CDS encoding glutaredoxin domain-containing protein, with protein MMRAWIPPTLLALCGSVLATGLFLKGDVGTAAVILPAFLALSAVNSPLVFPRSIGAREAQRRSLADGRPVVYWRPGCTYCIRLRVRLGRGARRLHWVDIWRDPDGAAAVRAANDGNETVPTVVVSGRPHTNPDPAWVREQISGSGPQR; from the coding sequence ATGATGCGCGCCTGGATCCCGCCGACGCTGCTCGCGCTCTGCGGCTCGGTCCTCGCGACCGGCCTCTTCCTCAAGGGGGACGTCGGCACGGCCGCCGTAATCCTGCCGGCGTTCCTGGCGCTCTCAGCCGTGAACTCGCCCCTGGTCTTCCCGAGGTCGATCGGTGCGCGGGAGGCACAACGCCGCAGCCTGGCCGACGGCCGGCCAGTCGTCTACTGGCGCCCTGGCTGCACGTACTGCATACGGCTGCGCGTCCGGTTGGGCCGCGGCGCCCGCCGGTTGCACTGGGTCGACATCTGGCGCGACCCGGACGGAGCCGCGGCGGTGCGGGCCGCCAACGACGGCAACGAGACCGTGCCGACCGTCGTCGTGTCTGGCCGGCCGCACACCAACCCCGATCCGGCATGGGTGCGCGAACAGATCTCCGGGAGCGGCCCTCAGCGGTGA
- a CDS encoding TetR/AcrR family transcriptional regulator, with amino-acid sequence MTVLEVMVVGSRARGPMRADARRNYERIVAAAEEIFTAHGADASLEEIARRAGVGSATLHRHFPSRRSLLEVVFRDRAEALCARAREHASHGEPGTALFAWLRDFTTYAAASRGLVGSLLRDGRDADLLDESDGCAAMITAAAGELLGRARRAGAVRDGVRAEDLLALVSAISLTAYEGAGAGEGDDGTRADRLLDLVIEGVRSPRPPAVAASSSAASAASAAS; translated from the coding sequence TTGACAGTCCTGGAGGTCATGGTGGTCGGCAGCAGGGCGCGAGGTCCCATGCGCGCGGACGCCCGGCGCAACTACGAACGCATCGTCGCCGCGGCCGAGGAGATCTTCACGGCCCACGGCGCCGACGCCTCCCTGGAAGAGATCGCCCGCCGCGCCGGTGTCGGCTCCGCGACCCTGCACCGGCACTTCCCCTCCCGGCGCTCGCTCCTGGAGGTGGTCTTCCGCGACCGCGCGGAGGCGCTGTGCGCCCGGGCACGCGAGCACGCGTCGCACGGCGAGCCGGGCACCGCGCTCTTCGCCTGGCTGCGGGACTTCACCACGTATGCGGCGGCCAGCCGCGGTCTGGTCGGGTCGTTGCTGCGCGACGGCCGGGACGCCGACCTGCTGGACGAGAGCGACGGCTGCGCGGCGATGATCACCGCCGCGGCCGGCGAACTGCTCGGCCGGGCCCGGCGGGCGGGGGCCGTGCGGGACGGCGTCCGGGCCGAGGATCTTCTCGCGCTGGTCAGCGCCATCTCGCTCACCGCGTACGAAGGCGCAGGCGCGGGCGAAGGCGACGACGGAACGCGGGCGGACCGGCTCCTGGACCTCGTGATCGAGGGGGTGCGCTCCCCGCGTCCTCCCGCCGTCGCGGCGTCTTCGTCTGCGGCCTCTGCGGCCTCTGCGGCGTCATGA
- a CDS encoding NAD(P)-dependent alcohol dehydrogenase: MRAVQYDRFGPPEVLHVAEVPKPIPGPREVLVEVYGAGVDAGETAFRAGRMRGITRTAFPRGTGGDFAGRVAAVGAQVRGRQPGDRVWGVMPHFTFGAIAEYVAVPADRLAAAPGNIGLLEAAALPVSGTTALTALTDKAHLVPGERLLVRGAAGGVGSLAVQLGKALGAHVTALAGARNLDRVAALGADEVLDYRATRPDDLGRFDVIVDLVGTGLGAYRARLTRNGRMIALAFDPDRIVASMLATGLRAALRPRRIKLFSNNPPPERLAELARRVDKGDLRPVIHAVLPMDDIADAHRGLEAGGVHGKYVVDMGRSRGDDRT; the protein is encoded by the coding sequence ATGCGTGCTGTGCAGTACGACCGTTTCGGCCCACCCGAGGTGCTCCACGTCGCCGAGGTGCCGAAGCCCATCCCGGGGCCGCGGGAGGTGCTGGTCGAGGTGTACGGGGCCGGCGTGGACGCGGGGGAGACCGCCTTCCGCGCGGGCCGGATGCGCGGTATCACCCGTACCGCCTTCCCCCGCGGTACGGGCGGCGACTTCGCCGGCCGGGTCGCGGCGGTGGGTGCGCAGGTGCGCGGTCGGCAGCCCGGGGACAGGGTGTGGGGAGTCATGCCGCACTTCACCTTCGGCGCCATCGCCGAGTACGTCGCCGTTCCCGCGGACCGGCTCGCCGCGGCGCCCGGGAACATCGGCCTGCTGGAAGCCGCCGCCCTCCCGGTGTCGGGCACCACCGCGCTCACCGCGCTGACGGACAAGGCCCACCTCGTCCCCGGCGAGCGGCTCCTGGTCCGCGGTGCCGCCGGAGGTGTCGGCAGCCTCGCCGTGCAACTGGGCAAGGCGCTCGGTGCGCACGTCACCGCCCTCGCCGGCGCCCGGAACCTCGACCGGGTCGCCGCACTGGGCGCCGACGAGGTTCTCGACTACCGCGCGACCCGGCCGGACGACCTCGGCCGCTTCGACGTCATCGTCGACCTGGTGGGCACCGGACTCGGCGCCTACCGGGCCAGGCTCACCCGGAACGGACGCATGATCGCCCTCGCCTTCGACCCGGACCGCATCGTCGCCTCCATGCTCGCCACCGGACTGCGTGCCGCCCTCCGCCCGCGGCGGATCAAGCTGTTCAGCAACAACCCGCCTCCCGAGCGCCTGGCGGAGCTCGCCCGGCGAGTCGATAAGGGGGACCTCCGCCCGGTGATCCACGCCGTCCTGCCGATGGACGACATCGCCGACGCCCACCGCGGGCTGGAGGCGGGAGGCGTGCACGGAAAGTACGTCGTGGACATGGGGCGTTCGCGTGGTGACGACAGGACCTAG
- a CDS encoding ABC transporter substrate-binding protein, with product MTTRRTRRTRRIRSAAAVAAFAAGVTACSAPGSGGAGGDAEASESVVIGVASEPDTLSPLLGYGKDGNSKIFDGLLARDTDLQLKPALATALPKITDGGTTYTYTLRDGVKFSDGEPLTAEDVVYTYRTVLDEKTNNTARSELDAVKDVRAKGDDTVVFSLKYPYAPFAARTVLPIVPEHVAGGQDPNTGDFNTEPVGTGPYVLADWSKGEKLTFKANPHYWGGEPAVKSFTMAIVADDNVRATRLRSGDLDGAVLPPNLAATFEKDDGKRTYQARSYDFRAVTLPTANKVTGDRAIRRALDAAVDRQVMVDQILNGAGRPAYGPLPVDDPWYDRGIERPHDLAKAKRILDEAGWETGSDGIRAKDGQRATFTLYYPTGDKVRQDHALAYASDAKKAGIEVKVEGATWEVIEPRMKHDAVLAGLGSVGDPDFGLYTMLHSSLAGDGFNNMAGYDNPVVDEALDAGRRTQDPQRRAAAYDKIQQALVDDPGYTFLTHIDHLYVLADRWEGLTTQLEPHEHGFASGPWWNLEDWQPKK from the coding sequence ATGACAACCCGACGAACTCGTCGGACCCGTCGGATACGAAGCGCCGCCGCCGTGGCGGCGTTCGCCGCGGGCGTCACCGCCTGCTCCGCGCCCGGGAGCGGCGGGGCGGGCGGCGACGCCGAGGCGTCCGAGTCCGTGGTGATCGGGGTGGCCTCCGAGCCGGACACCCTCAGCCCGCTGCTGGGCTACGGCAAGGACGGAAACTCCAAGATCTTCGACGGGCTGCTGGCCCGCGATACCGACCTGCAGCTGAAGCCCGCCCTCGCGACCGCGCTGCCGAAGATCACCGACGGCGGCACGACGTACACGTACACCCTGCGTGACGGCGTCAAGTTCAGCGACGGCGAACCGCTGACCGCCGAGGACGTGGTCTACACGTACCGCACCGTCCTCGACGAGAAGACCAACAACACCGCCCGCAGCGAACTGGACGCCGTCAAGGACGTCCGCGCGAAGGGCGACGACACCGTCGTCTTCTCCCTCAAGTACCCGTACGCGCCCTTCGCCGCCCGCACGGTGCTGCCCATCGTCCCCGAGCACGTGGCGGGCGGCCAGGACCCCAACACCGGCGACTTCAACACCGAGCCGGTCGGCACCGGGCCGTACGTCCTCGCCGACTGGAGCAAGGGCGAGAAGCTCACCTTCAAGGCCAACCCGCACTACTGGGGCGGCGAGCCCGCGGTGAAGTCGTTCACCATGGCGATCGTCGCCGACGACAACGTGCGCGCCACCCGGCTGCGCTCCGGCGACCTCGACGGCGCCGTCCTGCCGCCCAACCTGGCCGCCACCTTCGAGAAGGACGACGGCAAGCGCACCTACCAGGCCCGGTCGTACGACTTCCGTGCCGTCACCCTGCCCACCGCGAACAAAGTCACCGGCGACCGCGCGATCCGGCGCGCCCTGGACGCCGCCGTGGACCGCCAGGTCATGGTCGACCAGATCCTGAACGGCGCGGGCCGGCCGGCGTACGGGCCGCTGCCCGTCGACGACCCCTGGTACGACCGCGGCATCGAGCGTCCGCACGACCTCGCCAAGGCCAAGCGCATCCTGGACGAGGCGGGCTGGGAGACCGGCTCCGACGGCATCCGCGCCAAGGACGGGCAGCGGGCCACCTTCACCCTCTACTACCCCACGGGCGACAAGGTCCGCCAGGACCACGCCCTCGCCTACGCCTCCGACGCCAAGAAGGCCGGCATCGAGGTGAAGGTGGAGGGTGCCACCTGGGAGGTCATCGAGCCGCGGATGAAGCACGACGCCGTCCTGGCGGGCCTCGGCAGCGTCGGCGACCCGGACTTCGGCCTCTACACGATGCTGCACTCCTCCCTCGCGGGCGACGGCTTCAACAACATGGCCGGCTACGACAACCCGGTGGTGGACGAGGCGCTGGACGCCGGCCGCCGCACCCAGGACCCTCAGCGGCGCGCGGCGGCCTACGACAAGATCCAGCAGGCCCTGGTCGACGACCCCGGCTACACCTTCCTCACCCACATCGACCACCTCTACGTCCTCGCCGACCGCTGGGAAGGGCTGACCACGCAGCTGGAGCCGCACGAGCACGGCTTCGCCAGCGGGCCCTGGTGGAACCTCGAGGACTGGCAGCCGAAGAAGTGA
- a CDS encoding ABC transporter permease produces the protein MARLAGRRALFAVPAVLVVTFGVFAIAAASPFDPVKAYAGTAALRADQETLDRLRDNLGVDQSFVVRWWDWLTAALTGDLGHSPVMRQPVAEVIGERLVWSALLCAVAFAVAVLAGTLLGVLAARRPGSMLDRAVTSLAYVLEAAPVFWIALLAVWLFALQWDVLPAGGLTDTASAQVTPGQVASHLVLPAGVLAVSQLPWFTLYVRQGVGDALAEDPVRGARARGIGEGTVLFGHALRSGLLPVLTLIGSRVPELITGALLVETVFSWPGIAAATVEAATAVDFPLLAALTVLATAAVLAGNLLADLLYGLFDPRVKLSEM, from the coding sequence ATGGCACGGCTGGCGGGGCGGCGGGCGCTGTTCGCCGTCCCCGCCGTCCTCGTCGTCACCTTCGGCGTCTTCGCCATCGCCGCCGCCTCCCCGTTCGACCCCGTCAAGGCGTACGCCGGTACCGCCGCGCTCCGCGCCGACCAGGAGACCCTGGACCGGCTGCGCGACAACCTCGGCGTGGACCAGTCGTTCGTCGTCCGCTGGTGGGACTGGCTGACCGCCGCCCTCACCGGCGACCTCGGCCACTCCCCGGTGATGCGGCAGCCGGTGGCCGAGGTGATCGGCGAGCGCCTCGTCTGGTCCGCCCTGCTGTGCGCCGTCGCCTTCGCCGTCGCCGTCCTGGCCGGCACGCTCCTCGGCGTGCTGGCCGCCCGCCGACCCGGCTCGATGCTCGACCGGGCGGTCACCTCCCTCGCGTACGTCCTGGAGGCGGCGCCGGTCTTCTGGATCGCGCTGCTCGCCGTCTGGCTGTTCGCCCTGCAGTGGGACGTCCTGCCGGCGGGCGGACTGACGGACACCGCCAGCGCACAGGTCACCCCGGGGCAGGTCGCGAGCCACCTCGTGCTGCCCGCCGGCGTGCTCGCCGTCTCGCAGCTGCCGTGGTTCACGCTGTACGTGCGCCAGGGCGTCGGCGACGCCCTCGCGGAGGACCCGGTGCGCGGCGCGCGGGCGCGCGGTATCGGCGAGGGCACCGTCCTGTTCGGGCACGCCCTGCGTTCGGGGCTGCTGCCGGTGCTCACCCTGATCGGCTCCCGCGTGCCCGAACTCATCACCGGGGCTCTGCTGGTGGAGACCGTCTTCAGCTGGCCGGGCATCGCCGCGGCCACCGTCGAGGCGGCGACCGCCGTCGACTTCCCGCTGCTGGCCGCCCTGACCGTGCTCGCCACCGCAGCCGTCCTCGCCGGCAACCTGCTCGCCGACCTGCTCTACGGACTGTTCGACCCGAGGGTGAAGCTCAGTGAAATGTGA